From one Deltaproteobacteria bacterium RBG_16_64_85 genomic stretch:
- a CDS encoding 3-phosphoshikimate 1-carboxyvinyltransferase translates to MRKRRKIAGTVRVPGDKSISHRAVMLSALAEGESRIRGFLHAGDTLSTVAMVRALGAEVREISPTELCITGCGLRGLSEPEDVLDAGNSGTTMRIGAGILAAQPFLTVVTGDRYLRRRPMKRIVEPLSRMGASITGRRGNTLPPLCIRGGKLSGMRYEMPVASAQVKSALLLAGLYAAGPTTVVEPLPSRDHTERMLSSMGAKIARRGNEVTVQPASQLLPLSIDVPADMSSAAFFLVLSACVPGAELRLAGIGVNPLRTGLITVLRKMGAEIQMESLREEGGEPVADIVVHGAELTGTEVSPGEIPALIDEVPALCVAAALARGRTVIRGAGELRVKESDRIGAMAAALSLLGVSCEEAPDGIRIDGPAEIAPGVRCDSHGDHRIAMSLEVFSAATGVPIEVTDTACIDTSFPGFRELLEEVLA, encoded by the coding sequence ATGAGGAAACGGAGGAAGATCGCCGGAACCGTGAGAGTCCCCGGGGACAAGTCGATCAGCCACCGGGCCGTGATGCTGTCCGCCCTGGCGGAAGGGGAGAGCCGCATCCGGGGGTTCCTCCACGCCGGGGACACGCTCTCCACGGTGGCCATGGTGCGCGCGCTGGGGGCCGAGGTCCGGGAGATCTCGCCGACGGAACTGTGCATCACCGGATGCGGGCTGCGGGGACTCTCCGAGCCCGAGGATGTCCTTGACGCCGGGAACTCCGGGACCACGATGCGGATCGGGGCGGGGATCCTCGCCGCCCAACCGTTCCTGACGGTCGTCACGGGGGACCGGTACCTGCGGCGGCGCCCGATGAAGCGGATCGTGGAGCCGCTCTCCCGGATGGGGGCGTCGATCACCGGCCGGAGGGGGAACACCCTTCCGCCGCTCTGCATCCGCGGGGGAAAGCTTTCCGGGATGCGGTACGAGATGCCCGTGGCCTCCGCACAGGTCAAGTCGGCGCTCCTTCTGGCAGGGCTGTACGCCGCGGGGCCGACCACCGTCGTGGAACCCCTCCCGTCGCGGGACCACACGGAGAGGATGCTCTCCTCGATGGGCGCGAAGATCGCAAGGCGCGGAAACGAGGTGACCGTCCAGCCGGCTTCGCAGCTCCTGCCGCTGTCGATCGACGTGCCTGCCGACATGTCCTCGGCCGCGTTCTTCCTGGTGCTGTCGGCCTGCGTGCCCGGCGCGGAGCTGCGTCTTGCCGGCATCGGGGTGAACCCGCTGCGAACGGGCCTGATCACCGTGCTCCGGAAGATGGGGGCCGAGATCCAGATGGAGTCCCTGCGGGAGGAAGGAGGGGAGCCGGTGGCCGACATCGTGGTCCACGGAGCGGAACTCACGGGGACCGAGGTCTCCCCCGGCGAGATCCCGGCGCTGATCGACGAGGTCCCCGCCCTTTGCGTGGCAGCGGCCCTGGCCAGGGGCCGCACCGTCATCCGCGGCGCGGGAGAGCTGCGCGTGAAAGAGTCCGACCGGATCGGGGCGATGGCGGCCGCGCTCTCCTTGCTGGGGGTCTCGTGCGAGGAGGCCCCGGACGGGATCCGGATCGACGGCCCCGCGGAAATCGCCCCCGGGGTCCGGTGCGACAGCCATGGAGACCACCGGATCGCGATGTCCCTGGAGGTTTTCTCGGCCGCGACGGGCGTTCCCATCGAGGTCACCGACACCGCCTGCATCGACACCTCCTTTCCCGGGTTCCG